A portion of the Clostridium gelidum genome contains these proteins:
- a CDS encoding TspO/MBR family protein, which translates to MISKSREKKKIKIMPLIISIGIPFLIGGITSVLIPNISSIYGDLVKPSFSPPSIVFPIAWTILYILMGIASYKVYVLKYDNIDVSSALFVYAIQLLLNFLWTFIFFGFKLYGLAFLELVVLFLFVMLTIKRFYKKAGKKAAILLFPYLIWIIYAGVLNFFIWMLNEM; encoded by the coding sequence ATGATAAGTAAATCAAGGGAAAAGAAGAAAATTAAAATTATGCCCCTAATTATATCTATAGGAATACCATTCTTAATTGGTGGAATTACGTCAGTACTTATTCCAAATATTAGTTCAATATATGGGGATTTAGTTAAACCCAGTTTTTCGCCTCCATCAATAGTGTTCCCAATTGCTTGGACAATTCTTTATATACTTATGGGGATAGCGTCATATAAGGTATACGTGCTAAAATATGATAATATTGATGTAAGCTCTGCTCTGTTTGTTTACGCTATACAATTATTGCTGAATTTCTTATGGACATTTATTTTCTTTGGATTTAAATTATATGGATTGGCATTTTTGGAGCTTGTCGTGCTATTTTTGTTTGTGATGTTAACAATAAAGAGATTCTACAAAAAGGCTGGGAAGAAAGCAGCAATATTATTATTTCCATATTTAATTTGGATTATATATGCTGGAGTCTTAAACTTCTTTATTTGGATGTTAAACGAAATGTAA
- a CDS encoding HAD family hydrolase yields MIKLIATDMDGTLLDENGNLPNGFTDILDRVRAKNIKLVVASGRPYYTLQTNFGPIGRYLSFICENGALVVDNNKIIYESVIDNDIVTELIKSSKETDGNVTILCSAKCAYVEECSDEHLTEIKKYYTTLEIVADLNNITDDIVKVTFCNLENSSENLNTIFKPKFEDKLNVVGSGEIWIDISNKGVNKGLALKSLMETDNISKEETMVLGDYYNDIEMLQQGEYSFVMENSPEDMKQYGKYIAASNVEHGVLRAILEYAL; encoded by the coding sequence ATGATTAAATTAATTGCAACAGATATGGATGGAACACTATTAGATGAAAATGGGAATTTGCCAAATGGATTTACTGACATTTTAGATCGCGTAAGAGCAAAAAATATTAAACTAGTTGTTGCTAGTGGTAGACCTTACTACACATTACAAACTAACTTCGGACCTATAGGCAGATATTTATCTTTCATATGTGAAAATGGAGCTTTAGTTGTCGATAATAATAAAATAATATATGAAAGCGTCATTGATAATGATATTGTTACTGAGTTAATTAAATCTTCAAAGGAAACAGATGGAAATGTAACAATTTTATGTTCAGCAAAATGTGCTTATGTTGAAGAATGTTCTGATGAACATTTGACTGAAATAAAAAAATATTATACAACTTTAGAAATTGTGGCTGATTTAAATAACATTACTGATGATATAGTTAAGGTTACTTTTTGTAACTTAGAAAATTCTTCTGAAAATTTGAATACTATATTCAAGCCTAAATTTGAAGATAAATTAAATGTAGTAGGTTCTGGTGAAATATGGATTGATATTTCAAATAAAGGCGTTAACAAAGGGCTTGCTTTAAAAAGTTTAATGGAAACTGATAATATATCTAAAGAAGAAACTATGGTTCTTGGAGATTATTATAATGATATAGAAATGCTTCAGCAAGGTGAATACAGTTTTGTAATGGAGAATTCTCCAGAAGACATGAAACAATATGGAAAATACATAGCTGCAAGTAATGTAGAACATGGTGTTTTAAGAGCTATACTTGAATATGCCCTTTAG